The genomic DNA CTGCGGCGGCAAGTTATCGACGTAATCCCCGAGCGTCATTTGCTCGACCGGGCCGAGCTCGCTGTGGACAGCTGAGCGCACCTGCCCGGAAAGGTAATTCGACGCGAAGCGGTCGAACGCTTCGTGGATACTCTGGATCGAGCGGATGTGGTCTTTCGAGAACTTATCGGGGCGCCGGAAATCGTACGGTATCGGCTTCCCGCGCTCGCGTCGGGTAGCACGGGGCGTCGCCGTTCGGACGCGACTCGCAGACATGGGCGTCTCCCTCACTGGATGACGAACTGGGTGAGATAGACCTCCGTGATGTGATAGTCCCCGAAGGCTGGCTGGAGCTTCTCGGCCAGCTCTGCCTTGAGCTGTTCCTTTCCTTCTGGCGTGGAGAGTTCCTCCGCAGTCTTCGAGCTCAGTACCATCGTCAGGGTGTCCTGGATTTTTGGCCACACGTGCTCCAGCTCCGTCCGCAGGGGATCGGTCGCGCTGCCGCTGCCTCCATGACCACCTCCACCGCTTCCGGCAGTCAGCTTCTCGTAGGTCTTCTGGTCGACCGCGACCTCGACCACCACCTCGGTTTTGAGATATCGGTAGCCACCCGGATCGGCCAAGTTGACGATCCGCTCACCCAGCGACACTGTCAGGTGCTGTTCAGGTTGCGCTGCGGAACCGCTATCGGACGGCTGATTGATCGTGATGTTGAGGACGAACGGTGCTGCACCAGCACCACCGAGCAGGAAAAAGCCGGCGCCGGCGAGAATCAAGACGAGCGGGACGAGCACGAACAGGATCCGTTTCGACAGCAATCGCTTGAACATCCGCTACCCCTCTGCTCACGGCACCGCACCGAAAGCCGCCTGCAGGATCACGATATCGACTCGCCGATTCTTGCGCCGCCCCTCGAGTGTATCGTTGGGCGCGCGCGGTCGGAACTCACCGTAGCCGGCAGCGCTGAGTCGCTCCGGAGGCAGGCCGGCGACATCAGTGAGATAGCGCACCGTGTTCACCGCGCGCATGGCCGAAAGCTCCCAATTGTCCGGGTACGCAGCGGAGGGTGGCGGCGTGTTGTCGGTATGGCCTTCGACCCGGATCGCATTCGGCAGCGGCTCGACGATCGCCGCGATACCGTCGAGCACGCGCTGCGCCTCGGGTCGTAACTCGGCCTGGCCGGGTGGGAACAGGACAGCGTCGGACAGGTGGATGACGATGCCTTCCGCAGTCAGCTCGACCTCGGCGTCCTGGCGGTCGAGGCCGAGGCGCGTAAAGAGCGAGGCGACCTGCGCGCGCACACTCAGGTACGCGTTGAAGCGCGGATCCTGCTCGAGCGGCGTCACGAGCGACTGACCAGGTGGCGGCGCCGACAGGACATCGAGATTGAACGCTGCGCGCAAGGACGAAGCGACCTGCTGGAACTTTTTGAGGTCTGCCTGCGAGATCGAATACATGACCACGAAGAAGATGAGCAAGAGCGTGATCAGGTCGGCGTAGGTGATGAGCCAGCGCTCGAGGTTCTCGTGCTCGCCCTCGTGGTGCTTGCCGCGCCGGCGCGCCATCGATCACTCCCCTCCGGGAGCCATGGCCCGCGCGCCGACGGCCGCAGCCTTCTGCTCGGTTGCACGGGCCTGCGGCGGCAGGTGCACGAGCAGCTTCTCGCGCAGCATGCGCGGATTCTCGCCCGCCTGGATACCGAGCACGCCCTCGATGATGAGCTGCTTTTCCGCCACCTCCTCCTTGCTGCGCAGCTTGAGCTTGTTGTGGAGCGGGAGCCACAGGAGATTCGCCGTCGCCACACCGTACAGCGTTGCCAGGAAGGCGACAGCGATGGCTGGCCCGAGCGACTCGGGATCCTTGAGCGAACTCAACACGTGCACCAGTCCCATAACCGTGCCGATGATCCCCATGGTCGGGGCGAAACCGCCCATGGTCTGGAAAATGCCGTAGCCGCGGGCATGACGCTGTTCCATCGCCTCGACGTCGGCGTATAGGATCTGCTCGGTCAGTTCGGCATCTGTGCCATCCACGACGAGCATGATCCCCTTCTTGAGAAAGGGATCCTCGATCGGGTGGTTCTCGAGAGCGAGCAGCCCGTCACGGCGCGCGATCTCGGCCAGCTTGACGATTTCCTCCACGAGAAGTGCTCGGCGATCCGGTGGTGTCTTGATCGCTTTCATGATCAGTTTCGGCAACCCGAGCATGTCCTTGAGCCCGTAGCTCGTCATCGTCGCACCGAACGTTCCACCGAAGATGATCATGTAGGCAGTGATCCCGATCAGCGAAGAGAGATGCCCACCTTCGAGGACGAAGGCTGCGATCAGCGCTCCGAATCCCAGCACAATGCCGAGAATGGTAGCAAGATCCATGGGCTCG from Thermomicrobium sp. 4228-Ro includes the following:
- a CDS encoding flagellar basal body-associated FliL family protein, with product MFKRLLSKRILFVLVPLVLILAGAGFFLLGGAGAAPFVLNITINQPSDSGSAAQPEQHLTVSLGERIVNLADPGGYRYLKTEVVVEVAVDQKTYEKLTAGSGGGGHGGSGSATDPLRTELEHVWPKIQDTLTMVLSSKTAEELSTPEGKEQLKAELAEKLQPAFGDYHITEVYLTQFVIQ
- a CDS encoding flagellar motor protein, with product MDLATILGIVLGFGALIAAFVLEGGHLSSLIGITAYMIIFGGTFGATMTSYGLKDMLGLPKLIMKAIKTPPDRRALLVEEIVKLAEIARRDGLLALENHPIEDPFLKKGIMLVVDGTDAELTEQILYADVEAMEQRHARGYGIFQTMGGFAPTMGIIGTVMGLVHVLSSLKDPESLGPAIAVAFLATLYGVATANLLWLPLHNKLKLRSKEEVAEKQLIIEGVLGIQAGENPRMLREKLLVHLPPQARATEQKAAAVGARAMAPGGE
- a CDS encoding flagellar motor protein MotB translates to MARRRGKHHEGEHENLERWLITYADLITLLLIFFVVMYSISQADLKKFQQVASSLRAAFNLDVLSAPPPGQSLVTPLEQDPRFNAYLSVRAQVASLFTRLGLDRQDAEVELTAEGIVIHLSDAVLFPPGQAELRPEAQRVLDGIAAIVEPLPNAIRVEGHTDNTPPPSAAYPDNWELSAMRAVNTVRYLTDVAGLPPERLSAAGYGEFRPRAPNDTLEGRRKNRRVDIVILQAAFGAVP